A DNA window from Hemibagrus wyckioides isolate EC202008001 linkage group LG11, SWU_Hwy_1.0, whole genome shotgun sequence contains the following coding sequences:
- the LOC131361395 gene encoding myeloid-associated differentiation marker homolog: protein MPVTFGELSTLTTPLSVVRLCALLFSCLTFSLASFSSQSNASTPENIEYGITFKRFCMVTWCLFFVLTFLVMLIHFIQFHNLLPLSWKNLTATVAALGALMTFSASFAFTWTLVNHQSGTTDPKSIAAAVGSYLTSLAYSEELHLIRSQSDGQQRGYMATVPGLLKVLQVFGGCVALVLINSIQNDQKWRTYVSFITYSVCLLPTVGTVLVMVLDCAARSPVPFDRLLASFSLLGVIMYTINTVVCFSQALEINKDGQKVVIMSETVMSCITLLAYTVDLAFSVKLLCDRN, encoded by the coding sequence ATGCCAGTCACGTTCGGAGAACTAAGCACCCTCACCACTCCTCTTTCAGTGGTGCGTCTCTGCGCTTTGCTCTTCAGCTGCCTCACTTTCAGCCTGGCCTCCTTCTCCTCCCAAAGCAATGCATCCACTCCGGAAAACATTGAATACGGTATCACTTTTAAAAGATTCTGCATGGTTACATGGTGCCTCTTCTTTGTCCTTACCTTCCTTGTTATGCTGATCCATTTCATCCAGTTCCATAACTTGTTACCGCTTTCCTGGAAGAACCTCACAGCCACCGTAGCAGCACTTGGTGCACTCATGACGTTTTCTGCCTCCTTCGCCTTCACTTGGACCTTAGTGAATCATCAATCTGGAACAACTGATCCGAAAAGCATAGCAGCTGCCGTGGGCTCCTATCTCACCTCGCTGGCTTACAGCGAAGAGCTCCATTTGATTCGCTCACAGAGCGATGGCCAGCAGCGAGGCTACATGGCAACCGTACCTGGACTTCTCAAGGTGCTGCAGGTATTCGGAGGATGCGTCGCACTGGTGCTGATCAACAGCATCCAAAACGACCAGAAGTGGAGGACCTACGTGTCATTTATAACCTACAGTGTGTGCCTGCTTCCGACTGTAGGCACGGTCCTGGTGATGGTACTGGACTGTGCGGCTCGCAGCCCCGTGCCTTTTGACCGGCTCCTCGCTAGCTTCAGTCTGCTGGGAGTGATCATGTACACCATCAACACGGTTGTTTGCTTCTCGCAAGCACTCGAGATTAACAAAGATGGTCAAAAAGTTGTTATAATGAGCGAGACAGTGATGTCATGCATCACTTTGCTGGCCTACACGGTGGACCTGGCTTTCTCTGTTAAACTCCTGTGTGACCGAAATTAA